Proteins encoded within one genomic window of Setaria italica strain Yugu1 chromosome IV, Setaria_italica_v2.0, whole genome shotgun sequence:
- the LOC101754725 gene encoding uncharacterized protein LOC101754725 encodes MGSLGPTVTVSMAKPNGGVGGQPPEQERNEGGGRCGVFGSGVCGFRMPLHYPRYKKADYEAMPEWRVDCLLREYGLPADGDLDSKRRFAMGAFLWPDEY; translated from the coding sequence ATGGGATCCTTGGGCCCTACCGTGACCGTGAGCATGGCCAAGCCcaacggcggcgtcggcggccagcCGCCGGAGCAGGAGAGGAACGAGGGCGGCGGCAGGTGCGGCGTGTTCGGCAGCGGCGTCTGCGGCTTCCGGATGCCGCTGCACTACCCGCGGTACAAGAAGGCGGACTACGAGGCGATGCCGGAGTGGCGCGTTGACTGCCTGCTCCGCGAGTACGGCCTCCCCGCCGACGGCGACCTCGACAGCAAGCGCCGCTTCGCCATGGGCGCCTTCCTCTGGCCCGACGAGTACTGA
- the LOC101754077 gene encoding CMP-sialic acid transporter 1 isoform X1 — translation MQWYLVAALLTVLTSSQGILTTLSQSNGKYKYDYATIPFLAELFKLSVSSFFLWKECQSSSPPRMTKEWRSVRLYLVPSVIYLIHNNVQFATLTYVDPSTYQIMGNLKIVTTGILFRLVLKRKLSNLQWMAIVLLAVGTTTSQVKGCGDAPCDSLFSAPLQGYMLGILSACLSALAGVYTEYLMKKNNDSLYWQNVQLYTFGVIFNMGWLIYGDFKAGFELGPWWQRLFNGYSITTWMVVFNLGSTGLLVSWLMKYSDNIVKVYSTSMAMLLTMVLSIYLFSVKATVQLFLGIIICIISLQMYFMPVHMLVELPQTFPVTSK, via the exons ATGCAGTGGTACTTGGTGGCCGCGCTCCTCACCGTCCTCACCAGCTCCCAG GGTATATTGACTACTCTCTCCCAGAGCAATGGCAAATATAAGTACGACTATGCAACCATTCCCTTCCTAGCAGAACTTTTCAAG TTGTCTGTATCAAGTTTCTTCCTTTGGAAGGAATGCCAATCTTCATCTCCACCAAGGATGACAAAGGAGTGGAGGAGTGTCCGACTATATCTTGTTCCTTCAGTAATATACCTCATCCACAACAATGTCCAGTTTGCAACCTTGACCTATGTTGATCCATCTACCTATCAGATAATGGGAAACTTGAAAATCGTCACCACTGGAATTTTGTTTAG GCTTGTCCTCAAAAGGAAGTTGTCAAATCTACAATGGATGGCGATTGTTTTGCTAGCCGTTGGTACAACTACTAGCCAG GTGAAAGGATGTGGAGATGCACCATGCGATTCGCTTTTCTCAGCACCATTGCAGGGTTACATGCTTGGGATACTTTCTGCTTGTCTTTCAGCACTAGCTGGTGTCTACACGGAGTATTTgatgaagaagaacaatgaTAGTTTGTACTGGCAAAATGTACAATTGTATAC GTTTGGAGTTATATTCAACATGGGATGGCTAATTTATGGTGACTTCAAAGCTGGATTTGAGTTGGGTCCCTGGTGGCAGCGCCTATTTAATGGCTATTCTATCACAACATGGATGGTTGTGTTCAATTTAGGGTCCACCGGTCTGCTGGTATCATGGTTGATGAAGTATTCAGACAATATAGTTAAG GTGTACTCAACTTCAATGGCCATGCTTTTGACAATGGTTTTATCTATATATCTTTTCAGTGTGAAAGCCACAGTTCAG CTTTTCTTAGGCATTATCATCTGCATAATTTCCCTGCAGATGTATTTTATGCCTGTCCACATGCTTGTTGAATTGCCACAAACATTCCCTGTTACATCAAAGTAG
- the LOC101754077 gene encoding CMP-sialic acid transporter 1 isoform X2 has product MTKEWRSVRLYLVPSVIYLIHNNVQFATLTYVDPSTYQIMGNLKIVTTGILFRLVLKRKLSNLQWMAIVLLAVGTTTSQVKGCGDAPCDSLFSAPLQGYMLGILSACLSALAGVYTEYLMKKNNDSLYWQNVQLYTFGVIFNMGWLIYGDFKAGFELGPWWQRLFNGYSITTWMVVFNLGSTGLLVSWLMKYSDNIVKVYSTSMAMLLTMVLSIYLFSVKATVQLFLGIIICIISLQMYFMPVHMLVELPQTFPVTSK; this is encoded by the exons ATGACAAAGGAGTGGAGGAGTGTCCGACTATATCTTGTTCCTTCAGTAATATACCTCATCCACAACAATGTCCAGTTTGCAACCTTGACCTATGTTGATCCATCTACCTATCAGATAATGGGAAACTTGAAAATCGTCACCACTGGAATTTTGTTTAG GCTTGTCCTCAAAAGGAAGTTGTCAAATCTACAATGGATGGCGATTGTTTTGCTAGCCGTTGGTACAACTACTAGCCAG GTGAAAGGATGTGGAGATGCACCATGCGATTCGCTTTTCTCAGCACCATTGCAGGGTTACATGCTTGGGATACTTTCTGCTTGTCTTTCAGCACTAGCTGGTGTCTACACGGAGTATTTgatgaagaagaacaatgaTAGTTTGTACTGGCAAAATGTACAATTGTATAC GTTTGGAGTTATATTCAACATGGGATGGCTAATTTATGGTGACTTCAAAGCTGGATTTGAGTTGGGTCCCTGGTGGCAGCGCCTATTTAATGGCTATTCTATCACAACATGGATGGTTGTGTTCAATTTAGGGTCCACCGGTCTGCTGGTATCATGGTTGATGAAGTATTCAGACAATATAGTTAAG GTGTACTCAACTTCAATGGCCATGCTTTTGACAATGGTTTTATCTATATATCTTTTCAGTGTGAAAGCCACAGTTCAG CTTTTCTTAGGCATTATCATCTGCATAATTTCCCTGCAGATGTATTTTATGCCTGTCCACATGCTTGTTGAATTGCCACAAACATTCCCTGTTACATCAAAGTAG